The uncultured Methanobrevibacter sp. sequence TGCTTTTGTAAGAATCGGACCTATGGACGGTCTTATACATGTTTCTCAAGTAACTGATGATTATATTAATTATGATGCTAAAAGAGGCGCATTACTTGCAAAAGAATCTAATAAAACATTAGATGTTGGCGACTTAGTCAGAGCTAGAGCAGTTAGTGTATCTATTAAAGATGAATCTACTAATAATATTGAAAATAACAGGAATTCCAAAATTCCACTCACTATGAGACAAACCAATTTAGGTAGATTCGAATGGATTCAAGAAGCAAAAGAAAAAAGCAGGAGAGCTAAACAATGAAAGCATGTACTGTTTGTAAAATGATTACATCAAAAGATCATTGTCCAAGTTGCGGAAATCCTACTTCTGATAACTGGAGCGGTCTTTTAATTATAACTGACCCTGAAGAATCTGAATTAGCTCGCGAAT is a genomic window containing:
- a CDS encoding DNA-directed RNA polymerase; the encoded protein is MYYKTKIEDTVRIPPYEFDNPLEEVAIKTLNKTYEGRLDKKLGLLICVNGIDDISEGRLIMGDGASYHNVVFEAIFFKPEQHEIFDGEVIDIVDYGAFVRIGPMDGLIHVSQVTDDYINYDAKRGALLAKESNKTLDVGDLVRARAVSVSIKDESTNNIENNRNSKIPLTMRQTNLGRFEWIQEAKEKSRRAKQ
- the spt4 gene encoding transcription elongation factor subunit Spt4 gives rise to the protein MKACTVCKMITSKDHCPSCGNPTSDNWSGLLIITDPEESELARELNITIPGEYCLRVR